From the genome of Solanum lycopersicum chromosome 7, SLM_r2.1:
ACCGTCCTGACTTTCTGTGTACAAAATTGGATTGTCAGCTATTTTATTGGTAACTCGTCCTAAGTTTATCTTTCTCACCTAACAGGCTAACACAACACTATGTCCTATAAGTAATTGATTTCAAGAGTTTACATAGAGCAAGAACATCATCCTGTCGTTATTTCAATCAAAAGAAAAGGACATGTCTCGGTCACCAGAAAGCTCTCCATATATGAAACTGAAAACTGTGTATGTTGAACAAGATGCAATCAGAAGAAGAAACAGAAGAAGGATATACCAAATTATCAACATGAACTATACTAAAGTGCCTTTGCTTAGATTGATTCATATCATTACCATTCATCTCTTCCTCAGCAGCGTTATCAAAAGCAAAAAGTGCAAGAAAAGTTCTAAGGTTCGTTGGGGCTTGAAGTGCAATGTGCAAATAAAGTGTGGGATTTACTGAGAAGAGGCGCAAATGgagaaaacaaacaaacatatatatatatatatatatatatatatatattccaaacTAACAGTTATAAGCATAAATAGCAAATATATGGACAaagaaattgattatttttacaacaaagtgaaatatcaatggTTTAGCGTCACCTCTTTAGGAAATGCTCATTCACAAGGAAAAGTATGTCTTAGAGCCTTTATGACAACACTAAAGCGCACATGAAGCGAGGGGAAGCATTCAAACACGTTTTGAGCCTCGTTTCAAGGCTTCAGTGCGCCTTTGATAACATTGTTCCCCACATAATGAGTGAAGTGTATTTATACCATGCACCAAACCTTATTTGGATAACAAAATTGTCTAAACGTTGAAATAGTTGTATCTAATTGTTTCTCATAAATATGCAAGCGAGAATGAAAGGATGTAATAAATCAGAGGGGAGACTGGAAAATTTCTTATTAGACACCTTCATCCTTGCTATTCTCCAAAGAAGCTTCAGATTGCCCAGTTGGGCTTGATATACTATCATTCTCACTGGCACTAGTTTCCTCTGTTTCTTTGACAGCCTCTGTGACACTTGGTATTTCAGTTGCAACCACATTTACATTATCATCAGTTAGTTTCTCTACGACCTCCTCACCCACCACAGTTTCAGATGCTGAGATCTGATCAGCTGCTTGCTCATATGAGCCAGTTTCAGCTTCAGTTTCCTCAGCATCTCCTACAGGTGACACCTCAGCTTGCTGACCAATTGTGGATGTGCTTCCTTCAGGAGCTGACTCCACTTCTTCATCAACGTTTTGTTTCGTCTCCTCCCCATTTATAGTTTCCGGAACACCATCATTTGCAGCATTTACTGATTCTTCCTCTATGCTTGTAGTTTCAGGCAACACGTCTATTTTAATAGTCGCCGCATCTGATTCCTGTGCATCTTCCTTTGATTGTTCAGCTTGTTCGTCTTCTTTTTCCCTCTCATccaaaaatgaagagatctcttTGTTGCTACGGAAAGCCAATAAAAAGGGATTTGTTGCCGAATAGACAACACCCTGGTTGAGCTTTGAGTCCAACTCTGAAgcagcttcttcttttttcatggTCAAAGTTACCTGTCCTCTGGCAATGCGCAATACACGGACATTAACTTCTTGGCCTACTGTTAGTGAAGAGCCACTGTCAATAATTCCAAACACTTCATCAGTTTCCTCTGATGCTGGCAGGAACCCTTCCTCTCCTTCAGGAAGAGATATAAAAGCACCAGACCTGGTTAGATTTTTTACAGTGCCCTCAAGATCTTGCCCCTTGACAAACTTTGAGACTTTCTCATCTCTCCTTTGGTTGTTCCTTTGTGTGCTCTTCCTTTGAGTTCGGGGTCTGTCACTATTGGTTGGAGCATCTTTCTGTTGCTGTGGCCTACTAGGATCATCACTTTCACGCATGGTGAGAGATATGCGCCCTGTCTCAGTGTTTGCTTCAACTAATCTCACTGTAACCTCTTGTCCAACAGATACAATGCTTCCTACATCCTTTACATAACTATCACTCAACCTAGAAACATGCACCAATCCATCCGTAAAAGCTCCAAAAtcaataaaagcaccaaatggCTGTATCGATCTGACCTTTCCAGGAAAAGTTGCACCTGGAATAAGGTCTTCATTCTTCACAGGAGGCATCTCACTCTTTCTAGCAGGTCTTGAACGCTTAGACTGAACAGATCTAGGACTCACATCTGATACAGAGGATTCTTCACTTATTTCAGCAGCATCAGATGAAGCTTCAGCAACTCCACCAGATCCATCATCTGCAGCAGTTGCTTCTACTTCTTCCACTGCTACATCGGTTTCAGTTGCTGATACTACGAGACCTCTTAATTTATGTCGTAAAATGCAACCAACTCTAAAATGGGGAAACAATTTAATAGATGTTGACAGGGGCAGGATATATTTTGGGGTAGGTAAAGTCTGCTTGCTGGATTTTCGTGAAACATCGTATTTTGATAAACATTGATTCCTTCTCGTGAGAAGGACAGCTCCTGGAGTAACTGATACATTGGTAGTTGCAATTGTAACCATTGGAGCCATGTTGATTAATATTTGGGGTTGCTAAGGTTTGTGAAGTACAAGGATTAGATCATCTGTTCAACAcctgataaatatatttaaaaaaacggttagagaaagaagaaaacatgaCTATATCATTTAATAATAGTGTGATAGGATATCAGCTGCAGCATGGCGGAAATACTATAAGCATATAGAACAAACAGCAAAGCCCGAGTTGCTGAAAATAAACGGATAGTCTCATACGTTTGTCATTTAGGCGTAATTCATTGAAAAGcactcaaaaaagaaaaattaataaatttgctCTTGAACTTACAGATTGTGGTTGAGAAATCATCATAAGCAATTCCATAAACAAGAATGATTATAACATATAGGCTTAGcagtttataaatatttaaaaattcatcaaaaaaaacaGACTACACCTTGAGAATTGACAAACACAAATGCAATTCAGtatctaataatatatatacatatacatacatacatacatacatacatacatatatatatatatatatatatatatataatatgtactTTGCAAAGAAGCAAGTAAATTCACTAACTATCATACCAGAAACTCTAACTTAGAAGCTAAATATTTAACAATTCCAAGTGTGGTAGAACGATTAACATTTCTGAACATTGAAATTAAGAAATTGAATCAATTGTTATGGGTGCATATAATTGATCATTACCCATCAATTATGGCACAACTAGTACAGTAAGTAAAAACTCAAAATGATTAGTGAAAGAATAACTCAACAGAGACGGAAGTTGAAGTGAGAAATCAAACCTTTGACAGGGTGGGTTGTATGCATATATATGAAGAAACAAGAGATAGTGTAACTGAAATGAAGTTGCTGGTGAGGGAGGAGGGGATAGGGGTCAGACTCTCAAGCACACCAACTCTTCCTTCCTGTTTGTGAGTTTTATGGCTAATAAAAGAAGAGGGAAACGAAAGGTGGGGGTTTCTATCCTTATCCGGACCATCATCCCATCCATGCTCCTCTCATTCGGGTCGGGTCGTCAATTCCAACAAGCCCATCATGCTTTCGGAGATTTTGTACACACAGTGTGATATTTACTTTTTGTCCCGTTTATAAAAGGGAAAACAtgttatattgaaaaaatatctattgttttttttttaattgatcatttttaatacactttaaatacatattacaaTGAATAATTGATCATTTTTAGATATACATTACAAtgaataatttatcatttacatataatacaagttttattgatggatataatacatttatttcatattttaatacacttataatacaatgtgtcaatttcttaccaaacaagtataatatatttttttaaaatacacaattattatacatatatattgcaaacataattcacttataatacaaattgcagatttaacataatattattatttaattgctataaaatgataataaataaaaagtaccgctaaaatcagtaatcaTTTATCAAAACAATGACTAATAATGTATATCGTCTGATTACATTGTAAATTTGTTtgaaatacaatattaaatgaatttaaaaaatttgtgaaTTTGTGTGTTGAATTAATGGTATACAAAATTATTTGGAATAGAATTTAGGTGATGCAATCCAGCATGTATATTGAATATAAGATGTTtgtaaatacaaataattttataatacatatttgtttcaaatttatCTGGAATGAAAGTATGATTGGATTTATTGATTGATCGAATgattgtaaatatttttgtgggatgattcaaatataaatttatttggaatAAAAGTTAGTTGATTTGATCCAaactgaatattgaatatatgtGTTGTGAAATACAATTTGTTTTGATAATTTGGAATACTAAATTATTTGGAACACAATTTAGATGATGTAATTCAAACTATATGATGGGATACGATGGTTTGTAACAAactaattttttagtatattttttcatataaactTAGGAGGAACCTGAACCTCAGCAACGTCAAACTGTGGTTTAAGAGAAGCCTCTTCAACTCTACCTCTAGCTAGTGTCTCTCCACGGACATGGCCTTCGGTACCACTCTACAAGCATAGTTTGTAGCTCGAGCCCTATCTCTATCCCTAGTCTGGTCTCAAGAACAACCTCGGGGACTGCCTCCCCCCTACCACTAGAAATAGAAGCCCTAGTCCTCGACATATGTCAAAACAACACGCGGTAACTCAGCACTAACGAATGCAACCACGCACAATAAGAAAggatgaacaaaatgaagtttTCTAAAAATCTTTGTAGCCTCTTAAGATAATTACAATGTTTTCTTACtgatcctcaagactctacCTAGACTTGAATTGTACACATTTGAGACTTATGAACCTGATATCATTTTGTCTCAACTCAAAAATAGATGTAACGTCACTTGTGTATTCCTACCCAGAAAAATCAACCTCAAcctaacaaaaagaaataaatgcgGAAATACAGTAAAATAAGAACAAGactgtagacaataaaattgGTGTCGAGAAAacaatgatcaagaatggaaaattatagcaacaatcgatttattatttcaagtgcgagtgttacaatatctatgattcctctgaattcgccttttcaaatataatttcaagTTGGGATTTATCTTGATCTCTATCTTGATCTTGctcttggacttgatcttgatcttgacttgaactttatcttgatcttgactagTTGAATTCAAAGGCTTCGAGGCTTGATCTTGAATCCGGtgatcttgatttttcttaaacttgatcttggacttcattttgatcttgacttgaattttttcttgatcttgactttctagttgaattcaagggtTTCGAGCTTGATGTTGAATCCGGTgtcttgatcttgattgttcttgaacttgatcttgacttcttcaaatcttgaacttgaacacTTGAATTCTTGAATCCTTGAATTCTTGAATTCTTGAAGTTGTAGAGAAATTTATAGCTTTTGATCCACGAgctttctctagcttcttgtttagaattcttggttctatttttctaaattatgagaaccctatttatagttttagaatagaggagttgtGATTGGAACCGGACTCCCTTCagccaatcagatttaattgAAATATCATATGAGCTTTATGTAGCggactttaattaaattcatatttatcagaattaaaataattaaatcaattatattaatccataatatttatttggactaatatattaattaacttaatataatcCAAACAActtaaataaatgtatttttgataaattttaagtgACTACAAATACAAAGGTGAAAAACTTATTTATTCTATACGATACCCCCAAAACCTAGTTGTAACATGTACAAGACActtatgaaaatacaaaattgGAAAGACAAATACAAGTCTAAATATCAAGTAAAACAAATCTTAAAGAGAAAGGGAAAGAGGGTATTTCatgatgacaagcagctactaCTCAAAATCCTTTACGAACCACAATTGTCAAGAGGAGAAGAAGATCACCTGAGTCTAGGCTCGAAACCTACACAAGTGTAGAAGcaaaggggtgagtaccaacaATATAGTACCTAATAAATAACCTACTAATCAAAGCGACTAGCTAGAACGTGAATAACCCTGACTCTCCAACCGAACCTCCTCAATACTTTCACAAAAAGCAATCTAGCCTAGAAATTCTACAATATGACCCAAAAAGCCCAATATTCACAGTCCAATAACCACAATTTAACAATTAAAAGAATCAAATAAGTCAACCTCAAAATCAAGTAATTTAATCACACACAACAAGTATGCTAACAATTAACCACCAACTAACATATAAATATCATGTACATCAAGTCATAATAGTCCGTCTCTTGTAAGAACCATTTCCCATTGACTTTGTAGCCACTTGCGAAATATGACCTTGTCATCACAACACACGTCGGTAAAGAACTCGACATCACAACACTCGCCGAAAATGACCTCAACCTAATAACACTCACCGCCAAAGACCTTGGTCTAATAACACTCGCTGGCAAAGACCTCTGTATAATAACACTTGCCAGCAAAGACCTCCGCATAACAGCCATCATATGTCTCATCACGATGTTCAACGATCAATGCACACATCAATATCACACCACAAGGAAGAGACAATAAATTGCACAATTCAAATCTGCATTTATGCTTTCAAGGATTTCATCAATCAATCTCTAACAACAAATAAAGCTATTTACATGATCATGTTcatcacataatatatttttcatttctacccctttttattcatttaaatattagTAAGTGGACAATTTAAATCCTTCAACCCATCACCATTGCTACCAACACACCATCAACGAAGGAAGTAAATGAATTTTATTAGAATACAAAGTTTAGAAACCCACTTGTCTTAAATCAATCAACTATCACTCTAATAGTTGAGTCTCTCCCTCTATATCACTTTTAAAGCCACACAATCTATGCACAAGGAAGTATTCACAATCCTATTTTGAAAACGATAATACCTATATCAAATTCTCTTGAAAACTGGATCAATCAACACAAACCCAATTCAAAAAATAAggtttgaattcaaaattgaatACTTGAAAACATTATTCTATACTTTAGAAACTAATTAGggaaaatcatctcaaaaaggACATAAAATAAGTTCACAAACTCACTTTTACTTCATTACACAATTAGTTCTTGAATAACTTCAATTTATCAACTCAAAATCTTgatttaaatcataaatataataataataataataataataataataataataataataatataataataataatgggtAATCAAAGatttattgttaaaaaatattagccaataattttatcttaaaaccCCCACTTGAAATCACATCTACCAAGTTTCCAAAGCTCCAAAAATCAAAATGGGTAAGAAATCCCAAAATTTAGGTTTAAACACTATTAAGGGTCCTCCGCGAATGCGGGTTTTAATGAGTTGAACTTTCGCAAATGCAGTAGGTCTTCCACGAACGTGGAGATCAACCCATTGACCTCCCACAAATGTGTTCAAGACTCTGCAAAATGAGGGGTTCTTACCCCATCCTTTCTGCAAACGCGACCACAAGCTCCACAAACGCAAAGGGTTGCACTAAACCATAGAACACCAAGAACTCAAAAATCATCGAAAGGACCCTCATAATTGTTCGAAAATCCGTACACATAAACCACACATGCAAATCAAATATACTCGACGTTCAAACTTAACGGAACCGTCAAAACACGAATATGAGGTGTCCCTAATCTGACATTCATGAAAATCATAAGAAACTAACTCAATACCTAAAAAGGCGAAAACAAGCTTGAGGCCTCTCAAAATCAACCAAGACGTCACCTATGCCTAAGATCATCCCCCCAAATCTAAGCAAGCTCTCGAATTCCGATCCGAGCATGCGAGCCCTCAATGTTGACCAAAGTCAACCCAAAgattgaattttatttcacaACTTAGGATCTCAAAtcctcaaaaagatttgaaataaaaaattgaatactCTTACGGTTGGGGTTTCACATTTCAAGACTAGTGAAATCGATGAAATTTAATTCCGAATCTCAGAACTCGAAAAGACCTCAAAGTCACTTTCTTAACAGATTAGCCTTTAAAATTCACAAACTAACCAATTTCTCAACTTtttactcaaattcaaaatcaacTTTCAAATCAATTATAGAAGACTTGGAATTAACATTGGGAGAAACAAAGtgataattttaagaaatttttcaaaaatgaccgGGTAGGTGGAGAAGCGTTGCCAATACACATATTTCAGAGCAGAATAGGGTGGCAGACCTCCTAAGGAGGGCTTTAGGAGCAAAACCCACCTTTTAGATACTTTTTCTAGTGTTTGCAAAGAATGCAGTTCAGCAAACATTTCAGGAACTATATACTcaagaaaacttttttttaagcaAGTTAACTACTTCATATTTTGAGAAGTTCGATCGTTGTTTATTTCAAATCGATGAAGGTGACATAGCCAAGTAAGAACTCTTTTGTTTCGCTTAAACAACCAATTTTACCTCTAATAgttgtagtagtaataatatatcatctccTATTTACCATGTCACACCCCCTTTTTCGCGCGGCGGCGTAtgggtttttccaatttaaatgacgtaattaattaggggattattttagcttttcagagtcgccactcggaattgagttacggtgttccaagtcaccttttatttaatccctaatcaaaaggaaatgactctttgtttggtcTGCGAACGAGTttgggtaaggaattctgttgaccaaggggaaggtattaggcatccctcgagtcccgtggttctagcacggtcgctttatggACATTcatgacttaaactaatttatgaatattgtattattaagacaaatatatttaccctcattctttgacttatataaatatattaaaactaccttattttattaatctatgccctttaattaaaatatatatatacacatctaAATTAAATCAAGCAAAgcagaataaaataagatattctttattattattatttcttttgtttttattattatttttattttttattctattttttacattttttttactttcttatcttttgctattattattatttattttattattattttttatactttcaaggttttatttgtttttgtttttttttttcaacttaattttttttgtttggacaaagaaactttcaaaaaataaatataaaaaattctttcctcttcaattgaattttttatattatttttatacttcttttctatttttttttgttttctcttttccctcttttttgtatgttctttttcacagtttatttttttttaacttttccctttttccttttatattattattattatattttttcattctttattcgattttttttacgt
Proteins encoded in this window:
- the LOC101245558 gene encoding polyprotein of EF-Ts, chloroplastic, whose product is MAPMVTIATTNVSVTPGAVLLTRRNQCLSKYDVSRKSSKQTLPTPKYILPLSTSIKLFPHFRVGCILRHKLRGLVVSATETDVAVEEVEATAADDGSGGVAEASSDAAEISEESSVSDVSPRSVQSKRSRPARKSEMPPVKNEDLIPGATFPGKVRSIQPFGAFIDFGAFTDGLVHVSRLSDSYVKDVGSIVSVGQEVTVRLVEANTETGRISLTMRESDDPSRPQQQKDAPTNSDRPRTQRKSTQRNNQRRDEKVSKFVKGQDLEGTVKNLTRSGAFISLPEGEEGFLPASEETDEVFGIIDSGSSLTVGQEVNVRVLRIARGQVTLTMKKEEAASELDSKLNQGVVYSATNPFLLAFRSNKEISSFLDEREKEDEQAEQSKEDAQESDAATIKIDVLPETTSIEEESVNAANDGVPETINGEETKQNVDEEVESAPEGSTSTIGQQAEVSPVGDAEETEAETGSYEQAADQISASETVVGEEVVEKLTDDNVNVVATEIPSVTEAVKETEETSASENDSISSPTGQSEASLENSKDEESQDGVGVLDTQVESAPSVGEQSSDTAAQQEEGAPNTDQDIANSSEQNGTASLNEAAAKAISPALVKQLREETGAGMMDCKKALTETAGDIVKAQEYLRKKGLASADKKSSRATAEGRIGSYIHDSRIGVLVEVNCETDFVSRGDIFKELVDDLAMQVAAYPQVQYLVPEDVPKEIINKEREIEMQKEDLLSKPEQIRSKIVDGRINKRLEDLALLEQPYIKNDKMVVKDLIKQTISTIGENIKVKRFVRYNLGEGLEKKSQDFAAEVAAQTAAKPVSSPGKEQPAVEAKETTVEAPKAAVSAALVKQLREETGAGMMDCKKALSETGADLEKAQEYLRKKGLSTADKKSSRLAAEGRIGSYIHDSRIGVLIEVNCETDFVGRGETFKELVDDLAMQVAACPQVQYVSIDEIPESAVNKEKDLEMQREDLKNKPENIREKIVEGRVSKRLGELVLLEQPFIKDDSVLVKDLVKQTVAALGENIKVRRFVRFTLGEEAKKEGIIEEPAAV